The DNA region CGTTTGCTATATTCTTTCACTTTTTTTCGTTCAACCCGCACGCCTTTATCGCGACCTAATGAAATATCGAGTGTATCCTTCAGAAATTTTGTATCGAGTAAGGTATTGCCGATAAAGGTATTTTCGAAAAATACATTCGCTTGTCCTTCCAGAAAATTGTATTGCTCCCAATCACTCATGCGTGCAGTGAGAAAAACATCTTTATCTAACCGCGGAGCGCAATAATATTGATATTGAGCAGGAGCTAGAATACTTTGAATTTGCACGGTGTAAGATTGCTGATTGGAGGGAATCGAATATTTTTCTTCAATTACAAATTCCGCATTAACAATGTTGAGTTGTGGACTAACCTGCGGCTGCGCATTTTGGGTTTGTCCGGATTTTTTAGACCGTGTTTTACGAATACTTTTCACCTCCACTTCCTGCAATGAAGTCGCATTCATCATCATGCTTGGTGACGCATAATACAATTGCGAAGTGCCTTCATTGGCAATGATGGCTCCATCTGCATAACCCATTCCATTTCCACTAAAAACTATTTCCGGACGCTTATCCACAGCCACTACAATTTCTTCTTGTTGTTTTAAGGGTTCCATGTAAACAATAAATTCATCATCGTTCACACTGATGGATTGATTTTGATATCCGACAAAAGAAATCGTTAAAGCATTCCCGTTTTGTGGCAAGGTCAATGCAAATTTCCCTTCCGAATCGCTGGTGGTTCCCACATTGGTTCCGTTTACCATAATCACACTTCCCTTTAAAGGCTCTCCGGTTTCTTTGCTGTAAACAACACCTTTCACTTTTACATAGCGGCTATCGGTATACTGATAATAATTGGATTGCGGAATGGGGGATTGATACGATTGATTGAGCTGCAAGTACCAGGGTTGAATCTGAGGTGCTCTGCTGCTGCGGGAAGGATCGCCGGTGGACAATTTTATTTTTACATTCTCCCAGTTCTCGCCGGAGTTTTGCATCACATTGGCTTTGTATTCAATCAGCATTGGTTCTCCAACATTTTTTACACGGATATCATAACTCGGAAACCAGCGTGCGTTGGGAACGATGTATCCAATTTCAAAATCTGCTTTGGTTTCTTTTGTGGCCAGCACTTTTATGACTACCTCATAAGAAACGGTTTGACGGGAAATATTAAGTGCAACAATTTGCTGCATGATGTTTTGCAAATTCTCTGCAATCTGATCCAATTGCCGCTTTACCGATAATTGCTCCGTCATAATTGCATTCATTTTTAAACGCAGCATTTCCTGTGCTTTTACAACCTGTTCTACTGTTACACCTTGGGTAGTAGTGGAAATGTATTGCAAATTGCCAATAATGTTTTCTTCGGCTTGCAATACACTGAATTTCGCAATGAGGTCTTCTGAACTTCGCTGCAATTCTTTTTTCTTAATTTCCAGTTCCGTATTTCTCGTTTTACTCAACTCCTGGTCGTCGTAGTTCACCTGGTGATTTACGGAAAGGATGGTAATATCTGCATCTGTTCTTACTTGCAGACTTTCTTTTTTCAGAAGTGGTGTGGCATCTTTAATTTTTATTTCATGTTCACCTGCCGGAATAAGCAAATAGCCGGTTCTGTTCACCTGCGCACCTGCGGTGAAGACGGTGACATCGCGAATAGCGGTTTTTAATTCAAGGTCCTTACCCCACAAACTAAGAGGTGAAAGGCACAACAAGAGGATGATTTTTTTCATAGCGCTTTTTAGTATAAGATGCGTGAGGAGAATAATTCCATAAGCAAACGCAAAAAAATCAGATTGGTATAAAAAAAGCCGGTCCATTACTGAACCGGCTTCCTTGATGAAGATACATCCATCAAATATCAATTTTTGCGTATTTCGCATTTTTCTCAATGAATTCGCGGCGAGGCGGAACGTCATCTCCCATAAGCATGGAGAATATACGATCACATTCTGCTGCACTTTCAATGGTAACCTGGCGCAGGGTTCTGAATTCAGGATTCATGGTGGTTTCCCACAATTGTTCTGCATTCATCTCTCCAAGACCTTTATAACGCTGAATGTTTACGCTACTGTCTTTCCCTTGTCCTTTTAACTCCGCAATAAACTGATCACGTTGTTCATCGTTCCATGCGTATTTCGCTTGTTGTCCTTTCTTAACGAGATACAGCGGCGGGGTAGCAATGTAAACATATCCATTTTCAATGAGTTCTTTCATGTAACGGAACAGGAAGGTTAGAATTAAAGTGGTAATGTGACTTCCATCCACATCGGCATCGGTCATGATAACGATTTTGTGGTAACGGAGTCTGGAGATATCCAGTGCTTTGGAATCTTCCTCGGTTCCAACTTTAACCCCTAATGCGGTGTAAATATTTTTAATCTCTTCGTTTTCGAAAATTTTGTGGTACATCGCTTTCTCCACATTCAGGATTTTACCACGTAGCGGCATAATCGCCTGAAAACGACGATCGCGTCCCTGCTTCGCTGTTCCACCCGCAGAATCACCCTCAACGAGGAATAATTCGCAAGCAGCCGGATCACGTTCGGAGCAGTCTGCCAGTTTACCCGGCAATGATGTTCCACCCATTACACTCTTACGCTGCACCATTTCACGCGCTTTACGGGCGGCGTGACGAGCAGTAGCGGCAAGAATTACTTTGTTTACGATCTGACGGGCGTCTTTCGGATTTTCTTCGAGGTAATTGTTCAGCATTTCGCCTACGGCCTGATCAACTGCCCCCATTACTTCATTGTTCCCCAATTTAGTTTTGGTCTGACCCTCAAACAATGGCTCTGCAACTTTTACAGAAACGATAGCGGTTAATCCTTCACGAAAATCATCACCCGAAATTTCAAATTTCAAGTTCTTGAGCATCCCCGAATCATCTGCATACTTTTTCAACGTACGTGTTAAACCGCGACGAAAACCGGCAAGGTGTGTACCGCCTTCATGCGTATTGATGTTGTTTACGTACGAGTGAATGTTTTCGGAAAACGATGTATTGTAAATCATCGCCACCTCAACAGGAATTCCGGCTTTTTCGCCTTCCATATACACCACATCAGCCATCAGGGCTTCACGGTTTTGATCCAGAAAACGAACAAACTCTTTTAATCCACCTTCAGAAAAATATTCTTCTCTGCGGAATTCGCCATTGTCGTCTGCCGAACGTTTATCCGTTAAACTCAAGTGAATTCCTTTATTCAAAAAAGCCAACTCGCGCAAACGGGTCGCCAGCGTATCGAATTTATATTCATGAACGAAGAAAATAGAAGTGTCCGGCTTAAACGTAACAATCGTTCCGCGATAATCCGTTTCACCAACTTCCTTTACCGAATAAAGTGGTTTACCAATGGAATACTCCTGCACATAATGCTTACCACTACGGTGAACTTCAACTTTCAATGCAGTAGAAAGTGCATTTACACACGATACCCCTACACCGTGCAATCCACCGGAAACCTTATACGAATCCTTGTCAAATTTACCACCGGCGTGAAGCACCGTCATTACCACTTCTAAAGCAGAACGCTGCTCCTTTTCGTGGAAATCTACCGGAATACCGCGACCATTATCCTTAACGGTAATCGAATTGTCTTCATTGATCCACACTTCAACATGCGTACAGTGACCCGCAAGGGCCTCGTCAATCGAGTTATCTACCACCTCATACACCAGGTGATGGAGACCTTTTTCACCGACATCTCCGATGTACATCGCAGGACGTTTACGAACCGCTTCAAGACCTTCCAGAACCTGTATACTATCCGCCGAATATTCACCAGCTTTTTTCTCGGTTGTTTCACTCATTTTTTATCAGATTTTTAATGTGATTTTTAAAGGAAAACAAAGATAACATTATAGCCCAATTAAAGAGGGAAAAAGAGCTTAAAAATGGAGTAGAAAATCAAAAAAAAATCAACAGAAAACAGGATCAAAAACAAGGTAATTGTTGAAAGAAAAAATCAACCAAAAACTTGTGAAACTCGGAGATTCATCTTTACACTAAAAAATCAATCCCATTTTATTCAATCATCCCGGAATCCAATCCGAATACATGCACCACACCAACCCTACATAACTGATAAACAACACCTTGAAATATCAGAGAAACGACACGGTTAAACGCCGTCCATTTTCTGGAATTCCATACAACTGGATGCACCCCAAAAGAAAAGGCCTGAAAAGGGATTTTACAGGCCTTAGATTCCAAAATTCGGTTCAGACAAGTGTTAATAACTATAAAGCTCTCCAACGCGAAATTTGCCCTTAAAACGAATAAGTGGCTCCGCCCAGGATATTTATACCCTGAACGGGATATTTATACCAGTACTGATAGCGTTGTGCAGCAATGTTGTTGATGTTTAAAAAAGCAGAAATGCGTTTTGTATAGCGGTACTCAATACCAAGGTTTGCATCAACAAAAGGTTTCATTTTGTAAGCGTAGGTTTTGTCGCCATTGTCATAGCTAACCTCTTCCGCTCCATCCACTGCAAAAGGAGAACGTGCCCAACGATTTCCAACAAAAAATATATCAGCACGAATAACCAGCTTATCGTATAAATCATAAAAACCGGAAGCCGTAATTTTTAAATCAGGAATTCCCCAGGCGTGTTCTTCATTGGTTAAATTATAATGGAAATATTCTCCGCGAAGCAGGACTTTAATTTTTTCTGTTTTCTGCCAATTAATCTGACCACTCAACCGAATTAAATCCCCATTGTCGTACACCAATCCGAATTTGGTCTGCGGAGAAAAAACCGTATCCGTAACAAACATCGCCAGATCTTTCATTTTCGTAAATGAAAACTTGGCATTGAATGAAAGCGTAGAACTAAATGTGCCACGGATACCACCATACACATTCAATTTATCAATGGTGTTTCGCAGGTCCTGATTAAAGGTCATTAAAAACGGATTTTCATCGGTTAATGTTTTATAACCATTTCTGCGAACACCACCATCTGCTCCGGCATAGGGGACAAAAATATCGTTGAACAAACTATACCTGAATTCTACATCCGGGAAAAAATAAAAACTGGCATCGCCGCTATAGACATCCATAGCTACTTTTAAACCAGCTTTTCCAATCCAGTTTTTCCCTTTGGAAATGATGTGCGGATTAAATACTGCCAGAAAATTTTCTTGTGCCGTAACCGTTTTTTTATCTTCTAAACAAGTTAGACAACTATCATAGTTATAAGTCCCTTTAAAGGAATTGTACAACAACGAAAAATCAAGACCATAAATTTCCTTACCCATTTTCTTTGCAAGAGAGGTACCACCCTTGATGTAGTTTTCATTCGCACCAAACAGGTCGTTGAAATAATAATAACTCAATTCTTCACGGTGATTGATCTTCAGTGAATCCGGTGTATAAGTGCTCAGATAGGCATTGGCACCGATAAAATTAAATCGCTGGCGAATGGTATCCTTTGCCCAGTTAAAGCTGTCCGGATCAAAACCGTAATAATGCACTACATTTCGCTTATACGAAACATCACCGCCTATCTCCAGCTTATTCACAAAATACTTTCCGTAGGCCGATAATTCATTGTCCGAAAAACCACTGAATCCCACATCTTTTATTCCACCATTGGAGGAGAAATGTTTTAAATGCGCTCCCCAACTTCCTTTCTTGTTATACAAATCGTTCACATACAATTCTGCAAGTGGCATTACATAATTACCAATTCCTCCCTTGGCATAAAAACGATAAAGTTTTGTTAATGGAGTTTTAGGAAAAACATTGGCCGCAGAAATTTTTTCGGGCTCGAATTTTACGGATGATTGTCCCGGAAGATTGTTATACGTCATTGGAGGAACAGCCACTGTGGTATCTGCAGTTTTCGGACTCTCTCCTAATTTAGTAGTACGCACCAGGGAACGTGGAAGTCCGCTCACAATAACGGTTGAATACGTTTCTCCACCACCTGTTTCCTGTGCATAGGAAATAGTTCCTATACAAGCGGCGATGAAAACAATTGCTATTTTGACTTTTCTCATGATCATTCCTGATTAGTTTCTTCGGTTCCTTCCTCGGTATTGGTATTTTCCATCATTCGCTTCTGGTTCTGGGTATTCTCAGATTGAATAATAGCATCATATTTCTGTTGAGCAGTAGCAACAATATCATCATCTCCCACATAGTGATCGATAACGCTTTTTAAGGTAGCTTTTGCCTGGAATGCATCGTTGAGTGCTAAATAATTATCCGCAAGAAGGATATATGATTTTGCCACCCAATAATCATAATTCGGTTTAACTTTTACGAAACTGAAAATTTCCGTCTCGCATTTTTTATGATCTCCCTGCTTAAACAGAATGAAACAAATGTTATAACGCGATTCAGCCCACCGCCATCCGGTTTTGGTAATTTTAATGGAGCTTTCCAGATCGAGTTTGGCATTGACCAAATCACCGGTTTGCAATAAGGACATCCCGGAGATGAAATACGATTCTGATTTTAAATCATCTTTCACTGTGTTGTCCTTTAACACCTTTTTCGCGTATTCATGCGCAAGGACAAAATCGTTGGTCAGAAAATACCCGCGCATTAATCCAATTTGCGCATTGAGAATATTAACCCCCGAAGAACCTACTTTTTCGAGGTTTAAATAATATTTATTACTCTGAGCGTAATCCTTCTTCTGGAACCAGTAATTACCCATCTTTAAGGAAATGGTTTCCATATAAGGATTCCCGCTTAGGCCATAAACATATTCATATTCAGCAATGGCCAAATCTTTGGTTTCATCCCTCGAGTACAAGCACTCTCCTTTATAAAAACGAGCTTGTAAAACGTAAACTCCGTTTGGAAACTGATTTAGATAATTGTTGAATTTTTCAATGGCTTTATCACAATTGTTTTCGTTGTAGGCTTTTTCGGCCTGATCCCACAAGGTGTTTTCAATTTCTTTCGAAGATTCACCTTGTTTATCATATTGCTTCACAAGTGCCACCCACTCCGCTTCACGATCCTGGGCCGTTAATACATTCTTTAAGCCATCCAAAGCAGTTTGAATATCCTGCGCGTTTTTGCTGGTTAGCAATTTCCGGTAATAGGTTTCCGACTCCGGATAATTTTTAAGCTGATAATAAGAAAGTGCTATGTACCCAATCGCTTTATTCACCCGCTGATTGGCTGGGTAGCGGCTAATAAATTCCTTATAGGATTCAATACTTTTCGCATGGTTTTGATTTTCGCGATATACTTCACCGATTTCAAATACGGCTTCGGGGACATAATTGCTCGACGGAAAATCACGAATCAGTTTGTTGTAGGTTGTTACGGCATCATCATATTTACGAATGAGGTGACGACAATGCGCAATCTGGTACAGTGCATAGTCACGCGAACCCACATTGTAATCATAAGCTTTATTATAAAACTCTATGGCATTCTCATTTTCCTTTTTGAAATAATACAAATCACCAACCCTTAAGCTGGCATCCGCAAGTTTTACTTTATCCTTTTCGTCTTTATCCGCAATGAATTTTTTAAATGCATACAAACTTGAATTCAGAGAACTGTTATCGCCACCCGATTTTGTACGCTCAATTTCATCCATTCCCTTTTCATACCAGGCATAGGCAATGTTGTAATTGGCAATGTTATAATACTTCATGGAAAAGGCACCGGGTTCCTGCTGGAATCGGGAATAGGATTCGATGGCTTCATCGTATTTCTCTTTTTTGTATAAACATTCCGCAATCCAAAAACGACTTTCTGCATTCAAGCGCTTGTCGATCGGATAAGTCTTCACATTTTCAAATGCACGAATCGCTTCATCGTATTTTCCATTCTGAAATAATTCCACCCCAAGATTAAACGTTACCATCTGATAAGCCGTCTGAATTCTGAAATCCTTGTTTTTCACCTTATCAATGGCATCTAAAGCCGACTGATACTTGCGGGTGGTGAGATAAACATTCACCAGGAAGGAATACGCCTCATCACGACGTGGACTTTCCGGATATTTTTTCAAATAAGCCTGAAGCGCATCAATCGCTTCGTGAAAAGGATTATTGGAAAGCTCGTAAGATAAACGTGCGTAAGAAAAGGTAGCGTCTTCCTGAATTTTTTTATCGAATTCTAATTCAGATGCACCTTCGTAAGCATTTCTTGCATAATCTTTTTTATTCAATCGCAGGTAACAATCACCCATGTGGTAATAGGACAATTGCGCCATTTCATCTTTACCATTGGTTGTCTTGTTTAAATAAGGAACCGCTTTTTCATAAAATCCACTTCGGTAATAGGAATAACCCATAATATAGTTTTCCTCGCGATTGGGTGTAACGGTAGCAAGGTATTGTTCCAGATAAGGAACAGCAATATCATATTTTTTCAGGCGATAATAGGAATCACCAACAAGGTGGGCCAATTCAGGTTTTTGTTTTCCTTTACAGGTATCCAGAATCGGAGGCACATAGGTGATTACATCATCGTATCTTCCTTGTAAATAATAAATCTGTGCAATATAATAGGGAACCAGCGCCCTGAACGTTTCACTACTTTTTAATTTTTCAAATCCCTCCAATGCAACCTGATAAATTTTATCCTGATACGCAATGTGGGAATAATAATATAAAGCAGGTTCTCTATAGTCGTTTTCGCTTTCTTTAATTAAAACAAATTCATTGGCAGCCGCTTTATTTTCTTTCAATTGAAAATAGGAATATCCCTTTTTGTAATGGTATTCCGCTTTTTCTTTTTCATTGAGATGAAACAAATCTACCTTATCGAAATATTCGAGCGCTTTCTTCCATTTTTTGTTTTGAAAAAAGTGGCGGCCTAAATGCAAATACACTGTACGCACCTGTGGCGATTCAGGGTGCATGTCGACAAAACGCTCCAGAAGGTATTCTGCATCTGGATGGAATAATTTTAACGCACAGAGCGCGTAATAGTACTCGGCGTTTATGCTCACCTCATCCTGCTGGTCGTTGAGGACTTTAATCACCTCTTCGAATTTCTCTTGTGCAGCAGAATATTTTTCCTTGTCATACAACTCCAATGCGTCGCGGTATGCAACGTATTTATCCGTGTAAATTTTAGTCTTTTGCGCATAGAGTGTTCCAGACTGAATAAACAGCACAAAAACTAAAGCGCAAAACCATACGATTCTTCTCGCCATCTCATAATGGGTTTGGGTCCGCGAAAACGGACAGATTTCAACTTAGTAAAATTAGACAGCCCATAGGGGACATCCTCTCCGACTTGTATAAGTTTTCAACCCATTTCTGTTAACATTAAGACTGGCTTCTGATTGAAAAAACGCCTGAAGTAGCGTGTTTTTTTGGCATCTTTACGTATCCAAATCCATCAGGGTTACATATGTCCACTGCCATTACCTTAAAAAACGTTGGTATTTACCAAAACGAGAACCTCATTCTGGAGGAGCTGAACTTTGAATTGAACAAGGGTGAATTCGTTTATCTGGTTGGTAAAACGGGAAGTGGGAAATCCAGTTTATTGAAGACCCTGTATGGTGAACTTCCTTTAAAATCGGGAACCGGGCATGTAGCGGGTTTTGATATTTCGGGATTAAAACGAAAACAAATCCCCTACCTGAGAAGAAAAATCGGTATTGTTTTTCAGGATTTCCAGTTGCTAAGCGACAGAACCGTAAGTGATAATTTGCTGTTTGTTATGGAAGCCACCGGATGGAAAGACAAGAAGAAAATGAGCAGTTCGGTGGATCAGCTGCTTCATATGGTGGGATTAGAAGGAAAAAACAACCAATTACCCCATCAATTATCCGGCGGAGAGCAACAACGCGTGGCCATAGCAAGAGCCCTGGTGAATGAACCGGAATTAATCCTCGCCGATGAACCTACGGGAAATCTCGACCCTGAAACGTCTGCAGAAATTTTGAACTTAATGTTTGCTATATCCAGAAACGGAACAGCAGTTTTAATGGCCACACACGATTATTCCATTATGGAACGTTTTCCTATGCGCACCATGAAATGTGAGAACAAAAAATTAATCGAAGTTACTCCGGTGGCACATTTTAACCCCATGAATCCTTTATCCAGAGATTAAAATGATCTCTATTTTAATTCCCGTTTATAATTTCGATGTGCGTCCGCTCGTCAATGAATTATTGAAGCAGGTTCAAAATAGTGGAATAGCCTTCGAGATGATTATCATCGACGATTGCTCCTCCCCCGATTTTCAGCAAATGAATTCGGAATTAAAAGAGAAAGGAGGTCTCTGCTATTTTCAGCTAAATGAAAACATTGGCCGAAGTAAAATCAGAAATTTACTTTTCGAAAAGGCAAAGTTCCCCTATTTACTTTTCATGGATTGCGATTCGTGGCCGGAAACGGAGAACTACATTTCTAATTATATCCGTCAGGCAGAAGAAGATAAAGTGGTTTATGGAGGCAGGACCTATTCTCCAATGGCACCTGAAAAAAAATCGCAATTCTTACGTTGGCATTATGGCATTAACCGGGAAGTTATTCCCTATCATAAACGACAGGTAAATCCATACCGCAGTTTTATGACCAATAATTTTTTGATTCACCGCAATGTGTATGAAAAAATTAAAATGGATGAAACGGTAAAGGGATACGGACATGAAGACTCGCGCTTTGCTTATGAATTATCAGTAATGGAAATTCCGGTAAAACATATTGATAATCCATTACGACATATAGGACTCGAAGACGCTGATGTTTTTTTAAGACAAACTGCCATTGGTGTAAAAAATCTCCATCGCTTAATCCAGGAAAAAAAGATAAACTCAGATAATAAGTTATATTCCGCTTACCGCATGCTTAAGGGCGACTGGAGCCGGAAATGGTTTATACGCTGGTTTAAACGAAATAAAATATCCATAGAAAAAAATCTTCTTTCTGAACATCCCTCTCTTCGGAAATTCGATTTATTTAAACTAGGATTACTGCTTCAATGTGAAGAAGAAATGATTAATCCGGAACCATAGTTTTTTACCAAAAATTGCAAGTGATGAGTTCAAAAATATTATTGGTAGAGGATGAGGAAAGTCTTCTGAATGTAATCCGGATGAATCTGGAATTAGAGCAATATCATGTTGATACCTGCTCCGATGGAGAGCTTGCTCTAAAAATGGCGAAAGAAGGAAATTATGACTTGATATTACTGGATGTAATGTTGCCAAAAATGGATGGATTTGAAATTTGCACACAGCTCAGAAAAACAGGAAATGTAAGTCCGATTTTATTTTTAACCGCCAGGGGAACCAGTGAAGACCGCATTAATGGATTAAAACGTGGAGCAGATGATTATTTGGTAAAACCGTTTCATCTCGAAGAATTATTATTACGCATTAAAATTTTACTCAACCGGAATAAAAAAAGCATCACGCAAGAAGAGCGTGAAGAAGTTTTTAGTTTCGGAAATTTTAAAATTGATTTTAACACCTTCGAAATTTTCGAAAACGGAAATAAAAAAACGGAATTAGGTAAACGGGAAATTCAATTGCTGAAGCTGCTCATTCAACATCCCGGAAAAGTCATCTCCAGGGAAGAAATTCTGGATAAAATCTGGGGAGAAGATGCCTACCCGACCTCCCGTACCATCGATAATTATATTCTCGTTTTCCGTAAAAACTTCGAATCGAACCCCAAAGAACCCCGTTATTTCCACTCCGTAAGAGGTGTGGGATACAAATTCACACCCTGATTTACAGCAGATTACAGCCCGATAAATCGTTCTAATTCCGATAATACAGTCCTGGCAACCGTTTACCCAAATTTTTACATATGAGGCAACCTCTGTGAAATTTGTTCGTCTTTATTACGGAATCTGGCAGATTGCTACCTCCACGATTCTACTGGTTTTATATTCCTTGCAGGATTACCTGAAAAGAGCCCATCTCCTCCTCCAACCTCCGGACTCTTTTCAGGTTTCTTTTTTTTCATTCATCACATTTCATTCAATCATTAGCAACCTATTCAAGTTCCTGTCGTTGTACAGTTATACTCGAAGGCTATGAAGAAATTTTACTTGATTCTATTTCATCTGGTATTAATCAATGAAATAAATGCACAGAATTTTCTGTTTCTCGACCCAACGGCTTCATCCTCATTTTATAATCCTGCCTTTACCGGTGGTGATACCTGTACACAGATTCGAAACAGCACACAACTACAATCACCGGGATCCTATAGCTGGCAATTCCAGAATTTTTTAACGGTTAGCCAATACCTGAATAAACCCAATGCATGGATTGGCTTCGGACATTTATTTGATAATAAGGCGGATTTAATTCACTACAACCAATACTCTTTGTTTGTAGCAAAACCTGTTTATATAAAGAAGAATATCATTTGGACCCATGGATTACAATTAAGTTTACTTCATCAACAGCATAATAACGGCCAAATATTCTATGGGGATCAAATTGATCCGCGAATAGGATTTGTGTTTGATAGCGGTGATAATTATCCAAACTACAGATCTAATTTTTTTCTTATCAGTTATGGTACCAGCTTCCAGTATAAAAATTTATTAGGGGGAATTACACTACACAACATCAATCACCTTGGAAAAAATATTGCACCAAAGCTTATTCAATTCGAAGCAGATAAGGATAACAAAAACTATCAATCGTATTTAGATGTGCAATTAGCATACAAATTGAAATTAAAAATAGCAGGCGGAGAATTAAATACAGCCCTGTTTTCTACGGGAACATTTTATGTAAACGCTAATCCATATATAAAAGCAGGATTGAATTTTGAATGGCAACAATTCAGAATTCAATATAGTAAACGCATTACCGAATCGCTGGATTACAATCCTTTCAATAGCATCAGTTTTGGTTATAATGGAAAATCGGCTGGGATCACTTATTCATTTGGATGGAATAATCCGCAATTAAAATACGGCGGCACACACCAACTTTCGCTACTGTTAAAAATCAGAAAAGTGAACAGTCACGCTGATTTTAAAAGTAAACAAAATGAAATATTCATTCACTAAACTGTAGCCTATGAAAACTACTTTATATATTTTTTTAGCGCTGACATTTCTATTCTCCTGCAAAAAATATGAGCATACCGATTTGATTTCGCAGGGACATTATTATATCGAAAACGGTGATACTATTTCTACATGTTTTATTCCAACTGCTTTTACCCCTCAAACCAGAGATGGAATAAATGATGAATTTAAACCCATTGTAACCGGTTATCTCGAAGGAAGTTTTTCGGTAAAAATATATAGTCAGAATTCAGATTTACTCTTCTCTTCTTCATTACCTGAAAACGGGTGGGACGGAACATATCACGGCGGCTATTACCAATCCGTTTATGCAAGTGTTCAGGTTCGCTTTACTGCAAGTAACGGAAATGAACTTCAATTTGAGTCACCCCTATTAGTACAATATTAATCGCAAAGAATACAAAAAGTACTCGCTTCCGTATGCGTAAATGATACGTTGGGATCGAGCATTTCAGCAACTATCCGGTTAATCTCTGTCTCAAAGAAATCCCAGTCTTCACCTTGAAGATTAGCATTCTTTTCAATGGTCAGTAAACACAACTCTTCTTTTTTCAATAAAGGATAAATTCCGGATTGAACTATATTCACTTCAGGATGATTTCTTTGGTAGCACCAGGCATAAGCTAATAATTGCAAGGCCTTAGGTTTGCTTCCTAAATCTTTATCCCTGTTGGCATGCACATCACGCGCTTCGAATTTTCCGGTTTTATAATCGATAATACGTACTTGTCCATCCAATAAATCAATCCGGTCGGCCTTACCTTTAATCCGAATAACACCATGAGGTGTATTTAAATCCTGACCAAGATCTTCCTCAATTCCCAGTATGATTAATTCATGTTGCCGAACTACTTCACGTTCCATTTTTAGCAAGCCTTCCAATATCGACAACGAAACCTGATATAAAAGCAAATAATTTCCCTGATCCACCTGTGCAGATCCAGCTTCCTGTTTTAAATATCGTAAGGCTGTTTCAGGATAAT from Flavobacteriales bacterium includes:
- the gyrB gene encoding DNA topoisomerase (ATP-hydrolyzing) subunit B — protein: MSETTEKKAGEYSADSIQVLEGLEAVRKRPAMYIGDVGEKGLHHLVYEVVDNSIDEALAGHCTHVEVWINEDNSITVKDNGRGIPVDFHEKEQRSALEVVMTVLHAGGKFDKDSYKVSGGLHGVGVSCVNALSTALKVEVHRSGKHYVQEYSIGKPLYSVKEVGETDYRGTIVTFKPDTSIFFVHEYKFDTLATRLRELAFLNKGIHLSLTDKRSADDNGEFRREEYFSEGGLKEFVRFLDQNREALMADVVYMEGEKAGIPVEVAMIYNTSFSENIHSYVNNINTHEGGTHLAGFRRGLTRTLKKYADDSGMLKNLKFEISGDDFREGLTAIVSVKVAEPLFEGQTKTKLGNNEVMGAVDQAVGEMLNNYLEENPKDARQIVNKVILAATARHAARKAREMVQRKSVMGGTSLPGKLADCSERDPAACELFLVEGDSAGGTAKQGRDRRFQAIMPLRGKILNVEKAMYHKIFENEEIKNIYTALGVKVGTEEDSKALDISRLRYHKIVIMTDADVDGSHITTLILTFLFRYMKELIENGYVYIATPPLYLVKKGQQAKYAWNDEQRDQFIAELKGQGKDSSVNIQRYKGLGEMNAEQLWETTMNPEFRTLRQVTIESAAECDRIFSMLMGDDVPPRREFIEKNAKYAKIDI
- a CDS encoding mucoidy inhibitor MuiA family protein codes for the protein MKKIILLLCLSPLSLWGKDLELKTAIRDVTVFTAGAQVNRTGYLLIPAGEHEIKIKDATPLLKKESLQVRTDADITILSVNHQVNYDDQELSKTRNTELEIKKKELQRSSEDLIAKFSVLQAEENIIGNLQYISTTTQGVTVEQVVKAQEMLRLKMNAIMTEQLSVKRQLDQIAENLQNIMQQIVALNISRQTVSYEVVIKVLATKETKADFEIGYIVPNARWFPSYDIRVKNVGEPMLIEYKANVMQNSGENWENVKIKLSTGDPSRSSRAPQIQPWYLQLNQSYQSPIPQSNYYQYTDSRYVKVKGVVYSKETGEPLKGSVIMVNGTNVGTTSDSEGKFALTLPQNGNALTISFVGYQNQSISVNDDEFIVYMEPLKQQEEIVVAVDKRPEIVFSGNGMGYADGAIIANEGTSQLYYASPSMMMNATSLQEVEVKSIRKTRSKKSGQTQNAQPQVSPQLNIVNAEFVIEEKYSIPSNQQSYTVQIQSILAPAQYQYYCAPRLDKDVFLTARMSDWEQYNFLEGQANVFFENTFIGNTLLDTKFLKDTLDISLGRDKGVRVERKKVKEYSKRQFIGNDQTTSRQWDITVRNGKNKAIDIIIEDQFPLSSVSSIEVKREEKSGGSLNDQTGVVTWKIKLEPGQNNQFKLMYSVKHPKGTFIGLD